The DNA sequence CCTCATCCATAAAAAAGCCCCGGAGAATTTCTCCGGGGCTTTTTTTGTTCGGCGACTAGGATTGGGGATTCTGAACGATGCGGAGAATTTCGCCTCGATAGAGTTGGACGAGAATAGGTTCGCCGTTTGCATCGGGCGCTACACAGACCGGGGCGTTGATGACGCTTCCCTGCCCAGACAGGCTCGCATTGATCGTGGATGTGTGGTTGTAGACATCGCTTTCCAGCATCGCGGGCGGCTGGTCGCCGGAGACATTGAATGCGATTGAGTCGATGGTCGGAGCGAAGGCGTCGGCGAAGATGTATCGGCCTCGGAATTGCGGGTCGAGCCCCTTGCCTCGATAAATGAAGCCTCCTACGGTTGCGCGATAAGACGGGTGCGAAAGGGCGACCACGGGAGGCGTGAAGTCCTGCGAGAACGCTGGCTGGTCCTGGAAGAAACTCTCATTACCTTCCATCCAGCGCCATCCGAAGTTCAGACCACCTTTGCCAGCCGGAATATAGTCAATCTCTTCCCACTTGTCTTGCCCAACATCGACGAGGAGCAATGCTCCAGAGTTTGGGTCCACCGACCAACGGTAGGGATTGCGGAAGCCAACGGCCCAGATTTCGGGGAGGATGGTGCTGGAGTTGGCGAATGGATTGTCGGAAGGGATCGCGTAGTTCTTTTCCGGGTCCGAGGGGAAGCCGTCGTGAGCGACGTCGATCCGAAGGACTTTTCCGAGGAGGCTCGTACCACTCTGGCCATTATTGGCGTCATCCTCGGGGGTAGAGCCATCGCCGAGAGCCATGTAGAGCATGCCGTCTTTGCCGAAGTTGATTGAGCCGCCTTTGTGGCTGGCGGTCGGCTGGTCGATGCCGATGATCTCGTAGGGATCGGTGAGGACCGTGCCGTCGGCGCTCATTGTGTAGCGGTAGACCCGGGTTTGCTCGGGCGTCGTATTGACGTCGTAGTGTAGGTAAACGTAGTTGTTCGACGAGAAATTGGGGTCAAAGGCCATGCCAAGCAGTCCGCTTTCGTTTGCGGTGATGATGTCGGCGGATACGTCCAGAACGGGACTTGACTGAAGGACATCATTCACCAAAAGCTTTACCTTTCCGCCTTTTTCGAGTACATAGGCGCGAGACGGATGGACCGGATCGGCAATATAGTACAGAGGCTGGGTTAGCCCAGTGGCAATCACCTTGGCTTCGAGGTTTGCTTTCGCCGGATCAAATTCGGCAGTCGTCGAGGAGCCGCCACATGCCAAGCAAACGCCGATAAGTGCGGCCAAAGCTAGGTTTCTTGTAAGGGTAGACACCCGGATATTGTACTAGGGTCGGCTTTCCCTGTCAGCCTAATCGCCGCCCTTTCGTTTTCGGCTGCGGTTTTCCCAAGAGTAGGTGCCCGATATCTTGGCATCGACACCGCTCTCAAGCCAATGGTAGAGGTAGCGAGCCGGGTTTTTGTGGCTCAGAGGAATGCGAACGCAGCCGTGCGAGGCAGGATAAGGAGGTACCGACGAGTAGCCGTGGAAGAAGACGTCGCCGTTGACCTGAATGGCGTAGGGCATGGGGGCGTTTTCGTACTTGTGCGAGTAGTGCATCCGCTCTTTGGGTCCGGTCACGAATTCGCCGTTCGGCGTATGATGCCCCGGACGGCCGGTGCTGACGTTGGTGCGGATGACGACAATATCGCCTTGATAGCCAACCAACTCCTGCTCGCCTTGGTCGACTTCGACGCGCTTTTTGCCGACCACCACTTTGAATTCGGATTCGTCGGTCACGACGGTGAGTTCATGGGTTTCAGGGTTGGGGTAGAGGGTTCCGCCGAGTTTGGCGAGGTCGCGGACGGCGAGCAGAGTTTGACCGTTGTAGGTGCGGCGAAACTGGGTGAGCAATTGATCGCCGATGGTCAGCGTTTTGCCATCATCCGAGACGGCGATGTTGAGTCCGAGGTAGTCGGCAGCCTTGCGGGCTATTACGTATGTCGTGCCGGATTCATCGGCAAAGGTGATCGCCGTGAGAGGGTCGAGCAACTTTCGAGTTGGAGCGGGCGGTGTGGCAGGGACAGTAGTGGCGGGAATGCCTTGTTGGGCAGGGGCGCCGGATTGGAATTTGATATCGCCACCCGCGTAGGCGAGGGTAAAAGCGCCGGTACCAACGAACATGGTGAACCCGACGCACCACGGAATGCTCCGACACCAAGCGGAGTTCGAACTCGATAGAGCTACATCACCCATAAACCCATCCGAACGGAGCAGAAATCTCCAACGGGAAAGCATGAATTTATCGCATCTGAGAAGCGAAGTCAAGCACCAATGTCCCAATTTGAATTGAGAAAGTTACAAATTGTGGTCAGTAAATCCGACGCCCTCCACTCTCTGCGGAGGGCGTCGGTTGGTTTGCGGTTAGGCGACCTTATCGATGGAGATATTGAGCGAGCCCAAGAACTTGCTCGTAATTTGCTCCAAGTTCTTTGCGGACTGGTTCAGCAACTTGACGACGAGGTCCATTTCTCTCAGGCTTTCGTTCTGCGATTTGAGCGCGCTCGAAATTTGGTCGACGTGGCTCGCGACCTCCTGGGAGGTGGCGGTCAGTTCTTCGGCAGCGGAAGCAGACTCTTCGCTACTGGATTCGACGGTTGAAACGCTTTCCGACAGTGTGCCGGTCACTTCGACGAGTCGGCTGACTGCGGCATCGTTTGCCTTGGCCGTATCGCCAACAATTTTGAACGACTCGAGAATCTTGCTGAGAGACCCTTCGGCACCTTCGCCAGCGGACGTGGCAACGGCGACCTCTTCTTTGCTGCGGTGCATTGCGGCCATGATTTCGGCGACGTCGGTTTGGATGAGAGTGATCAAATCCGAAATGCTCTGCGTGGAGCCCGCGGCTTTTTCGGCGAGGTTACGAACCTCGCTGGCGACGACGGCAAATCCGGCACCGTGCTCACCGGCTCGGGCGACCTCGATGGCCGCGTTGAGGGCGAGAAGGTTAGTTTGGGCGGCAATGTCGGTGATGGCCGACACAATGCTGCCAATTTCGTCGCTTCGGACGCCAAGGTCTTCGACCTTTTGGCTCGAATCTTCGACTTGGTCTCGGACCCGCTTCATGCTCGAGATGGCACGAAGGACGGACTCTTTGCCCTCGCTTACAACACCTACAGCCTGCCCAACGGCGGTTGACTGTTGGCCGGCGCTGTCTTGGACGACTTCGATCGCTCCGGAGAACTGAACCATTGAGCCCGACGCTTCCGTTGCGGCTTTGGCGAGCCTTTGGCTGCCTTCGGCCACGCAGGTTGAGGCGTTCGACGACTGTTTGGCGGCTTCGGCGACCATCGAACTCGTATCACTAATGTCTTGAATCGATTCGACGGAAGCTTGGATAGCGGCCACGAGGGCATTGGTACTTTTGTGGACCGATTCGGCTTCGGTGATCATCGATGCAATGATCGACTTGAGGTTCTCGGCCATGTCGTTGAAGGCGTGGCCAAGCTTGTCCTCGCCGCAGCGGACGATAAATCGGGCACCGAGATCACCACCGGAAAGTCGCTCAGCAGCCTGAGCAAGTTCGCGCTGGTAGTCGACGATCTCTTGGATGGCGGCGGCGACTTCACACTCGTTCGGGTCTCCGGCATGGAGCGAAGCGGCCTCAATGTCTCCCTTGGCGAAGGCGGGAACGGCATCCCAAAGCTTCTTGATTGATTTCGCGTGCTTTTCGGCTGAGCGTCGGACATAGAAAAGGAACGCAATAACCATCGCCGAGATGATCATGCCAAAGATGAAGAGTTGGCGAGCCGCACGGACTGCATGCCCCGACCAGAATGCGCTGTTCGACTTTCCGGCCCAAAGGAGCCACTTGCCGTTTACATCCTTCATGTCGAAGTCGATGGTTTGGCTGAAGAGGAGCTTCGAGTCGGCGCGTCCTGCTTTTGCGCTAGCGTTGTCGGTCGCGATCCCCTTGCCGTTTCCAGCCGTGTAATAGTTTTCGGCGGTGTTGACAATGCCATAGTCACCTGAACCGAGAGAGTCCTCGATCGCGTGAGTGAGCATGACTCCGCTGATACACCCCTTAAGCTTGCCGTCCGGTCCGAAAAACGGAACGGAGTAAACGATGCCCGAGCGATCCTTATCGTTTGGATGTTTGACGTCATATCGCGAGTTGTCGCACGTGATGACTTCGGGGCCACAGATGGCGGGAAAGTTCAGGTCCTTGATGTACGTCTGGTTAGGATAATGCTGTTTGAGGTACGCCAACTGCTTCTTCATCAGTCGGTACTCGTAGATTTCGATCTCCTCTACCTTCTCGCCTTCGGGTACGGCTTCTCCCTCTTCCGTATTCTTGGTTTGACCAAGGATCAGTTCGTCAAATGTCGTGATCGGAATCTGCCCCTGCTTGGTTACGGGGTCGATCTTGTCGGGGTCGAGATCGAGGGGAACGATATAGACTTCAGAGAGAGCGACGTTGCTGGCAAGGTTGTTGTAGATTTCCTGGACCGCGCCCTTTGCGTCCGTGTTGAAATTCTTGGCGTAGCGGTCGATGTCGCGAACCCCGGGAAGGCGGGCGATAGTTCGTAGACCCTGATAGAACTGGGCGAAATCGCCTTCGAGTTTGTCGGCCTTGACGCGGGCCGCGTGCGCTTGGTCGTCCACATACTCGCGTTTAGCGATCTCGATGTCGTCGTTGTACTTGGCTAGCAGTCCGAAAAAGACAAGTGGAACGGCGGCGATTAATGCGATCAGAGTGAGCTTTGATCTCATAAAACACCCCACAAAAGTACGAGGTTCATTACTAAAACTATTGGAGAATCGTTGCGTGATCCTTACCGGAGGCCCTGATAAATCGCCAAACTTTCGCGTTCAATAGCTCCCAAACAGAATCCAAACAACTCTTCCCTAGACTTAGCCGAAAGTGAGGATGGGATGAAGAAATCACACGCAACACTCGCCATTTCGTCGTTAGCCGCCATCGCCGCGTTTGCCGTGGCCGGACAGGTACGCGGATCGCAGGAAAGCGCCCACGGCGCATCGCCCGACTGGACGATTTCGATCAGCGGTGGACACGAAACCGAAGGGGTCGATCGAGGGCGACCAGTGAATTTGGTGGCCGGTGGTCTGGGCGTCAAGCCAGAGGTGTTTCGGGAAGCATTCAGCCATGTTCGCCCAGCCCCGGCGGGGCAGCGCCCCGACGAGCAGCGCGTCCACATGAACAAGCAGGCCTTGCTCTCTGCGCTACAGCCGTACGGCATCACGAACGAGCAGTTGGATACGGTTTCCAATTACTACCGTTACCGCCGTGAGCAAGGCGAAATGTGGCCGACGGCAGAAGCTACCGCCGTGGCCATCCTGCAGAAAGGGGCTTTGACGTCGATCAAGATCGACAAAGGCGGGTCCGGCTACAATTCGGTTCCGACGGTGACCATTGCTGGCCATCCGGAGATCAAATTGAAAGCGGTCCTTTCGTACGGAAAGGACCTAAAGAATAACGGTTCCATCTCGGAAATTCAGATCGTCAAGAACCTCTGATTTCGCCTCCCCACTTTCCGGTTTGCGTCGGAAAGTGGGGTTTTGTTTTATGTTCTTGAACATATTTCGCAGACAATCAAATGCAATCACTAGCGAAGTCGGCACTCATGCACTATGCTAAGAGGACGTGTCGCCGAAGACCATCGCCGGACTCACCTTAACCTTCGCTGCAATGGCGGGGGCCTTGTACATTGGCGAAACGTCGGTTTCGCGCAGTGCCCGGCAGGACCGTGTCACGGTTGTGTACTGGGAGAAGTGGACCGGCGCAGAGGGCGAAGAGATGCGCAAGGTGGTCGATGCCTTTAACCGGTCGCAGGATCGCATCTTTGTGCAGTACCTCAGCATTTCGGGTGTGGACCAGAAGACGATGCTGGCTACCGCCGGTGGCAACCCTCCAGACGTGGCGGGTATTTGGCTCGACCAGATTTATCAATTTTCGGACGCCGGAGCCTTGACCGACTTGACCCAAATGGCGAAAGAAAGCGGTTTGGGACCGGACTACTACATCAAGGGCTATTGGGACCCACTCAATTATCGCGGCGGGCTTTGGGCGTTGCCAAGCACTCCCGCGTCGATCGCTCTGCACGTACGCACCGACCTAGTGCCAGCGAAGTATGCCTCGCCTGAGACTTTTCCCAAGACCATCGAGGGATTGGACGAAATGAACAAGGAGGTCTCGAAAATCAGTAAGGACGGCACAATCGAATTGGCGGGCTTTCTACCGAGCAATCCCGGCTGGTGGAACTGGGCCTGGGGACCATATTTCGGCGGACAGTTGATCGATGGCGATAAGATTACGGTGAACTCGCCGGAGAATATTCGAGCGTTTGAATGGGTGGCGAAGTACGCAAAAATGTTTGGCCCGAAAGAGATGCAGAGCTTCCAGAGCGGTTTTGGAAACTTCTCGTCACCGCAGGACCCCTTTATGTCGGGCAAAGTTGCAACCGAGTTGAATGGCGTTTGGAAGGGTGGTTACATCAATGTGTACAAGCCGGACACAAAGTGGTTTGCGGTTCCCTTTCCGTATCCATCGGATCGGCCCGATTTAGCGGGCCACTCCAACCTCTCGCAGGACGTGCTGACAATTCCGCGCGGGGCGAAGCACCCCAAGGAAGCATTCGAGTTTATGCGGTTCGTGCAGCGGCAGGACATCATGGAGGGGCTGTGCAACGGCCACGGCAAGAACTCGCCGCTGGCGCAGGTGAGCGAGCACTTTTTCCAAAACCACAAGAACAAATACATTCGACTTTTCGACGCGCTCGCTCGCTCGCCGAAGTCGTTTAGCCCACCGAAGATCGGCATCAACCAGCAGATTTCCAACGAAATGACAGTGGCATTCCAGGAAGTCAATAACGGCGATAAGACACCAAAGCAGGCTCTGGATGATGCGGAGACGCGTTTGAATGCGCTTTGGAAGACCTACCAAGAGCAGGTGCTGAACAAATGAACCGTCGGCGCGAGGCGCGGGTCGGCATCCTCTTCGCCCTACCGTGGATCCTCGGGTTTGGGATCTTCCTGCTCTATCCGATTCTGGCTTCGCTGTACTACTCGTTCACCAACTACTCGATTTTGCGGGCTCCGAAATGGATTGGTGTCTCGAATTATCAGGAGTTAGTCGGGGACAAGGTCTTCATTCAAAGCATGGGGAACACGCTGTACTACCTAATCGGGGCGGTGCCGCTGGGCTCGGTAGGGGCGATTGGCCTCGCCATGCTTTTGAACACGAAGGTAAAGGGCATCGCTTTCTACCGCACACTGTTCTATTTGCCTTCGCTGGTGCCGATGGTGGCGCTCGGGACGCTGTTCATGTGGGTGTTCAACGGCGACTACGGTTTGCTGAACAGCGTTTTGCGCGAGATGCACATCAGTCCGCCG is a window from the Armatimonadota bacterium genome containing:
- a CDS encoding extracellular solute-binding protein — translated: MSPKTIAGLTLTFAAMAGALYIGETSVSRSARQDRVTVVYWEKWTGAEGEEMRKVVDAFNRSQDRIFVQYLSISGVDQKTMLATAGGNPPDVAGIWLDQIYQFSDAGALTDLTQMAKESGLGPDYYIKGYWDPLNYRGGLWALPSTPASIALHVRTDLVPAKYASPETFPKTIEGLDEMNKEVSKISKDGTIELAGFLPSNPGWWNWAWGPYFGGQLIDGDKITVNSPENIRAFEWVAKYAKMFGPKEMQSFQSGFGNFSSPQDPFMSGKVATELNGVWKGGYINVYKPDTKWFAVPFPYPSDRPDLAGHSNLSQDVLTIPRGAKHPKEAFEFMRFVQRQDIMEGLCNGHGKNSPLAQVSEHFFQNHKNKYIRLFDALARSPKSFSPPKIGINQQISNEMTVAFQEVNNGDKTPKQALDDAETRLNALWKTYQEQVLNK
- a CDS encoding L,D-transpeptidase family protein: MLSRWRFLLRSDGFMGDVALSSSNSAWCRSIPWCVGFTMFVGTGAFTLAYAGGDIKFQSGAPAQQGIPATTVPATPPAPTRKLLDPLTAITFADESGTTYVIARKAADYLGLNIAVSDDGKTLTIGDQLLTQFRRTYNGQTLLAVRDLAKLGGTLYPNPETHELTVVTDESEFKVVVGKKRVEVDQGEQELVGYQGDIVVIRTNVSTGRPGHHTPNGEFVTGPKERMHYSHKYENAPMPYAIQVNGDVFFHGYSSVPPYPASHGCVRIPLSHKNPARYLYHWLESGVDAKISGTYSWENRSRKRKGGD